The Mycolicibacterium duvalii DNA window CGCCCAACTGGCCGGCGAGGGGATGCTGGGCATCCATTCCGGTGAGGTCGTCATCGGTGTGTTCATCGGCGCGGTGACGTTCACCGGGTCGATCGTGGCCAACCTGAAGCTCTCGGCCCGGATGAAGTCGGCGCCGATGATGCTGCCCGGCAAGAACTTCCTCAACGTCGGCGCGCTGGTGGTGTTCTTCGCGCTCACCGTCTGGTTCGTGATCGACCCGCAACTGTGGGTGCTGGTCGCGGTGACCGTGCTGGCCCTGCTGCTCGGTTGGCATCTGGTGGCCTCGATCGGTGGCGGCGACATGCCGGTGGTGGTGTCGATGCTCAACAGCTATTCGGGGTGGGCCGCGGCGGCGGCGGGCTTCCTCCTCGGCAACGACCTGCTGATCGTCACCGGTGCGCTGGTCGGCTCGTCGGGTGCATACCTGTCCTACATCATGTGCAAGGCGATGAACCGCTCGTTCATCTCGGTGATCGCCGGCGGCTTCGGGATCGAGGCCGGCCCGGCCGAAGACAAGGACTACGGCGAGCACCGCGAGATCACCGCCGAGGGTGCGGCCGAGCTGTTGGCCACTGCCAGCTCGGTGATCATCACCCCCGGCTACGGCATGGCGGTCGCGCAGGCCCAGTACGGCGTCGCCGAGCTGACCCGCAAGCTGCGCGAGCGCGGTGTCGAGGTGCGCTTCGGGATCCACCCGGTCGCGGGCCGGCTGCCCGGCCACATGAACGTGCTGCTGGCCGAGGCCAAGGTGCCCTACGACATCGTGCTCGAGATGGACGAGATCAACGACGACTTCGACGGCACCTCGGTGGTGCTGGTCATCGGCGCCAACGACACCGTCAACCCGGCCGCATCGGAGGATCCGGGCAGCCCGATCGCCGGCATGCCGGTGCTGACGGTGTGGAACGCCGACAACGTCATCGTGTTCAAGCGGTCCATGGCGTCGGGCTACGCCGGTGTGCAGAACCCGCTGTTCTTCCGCGAGAACACCCAGATGCTGTTCGGCGACGCCAAGGACCGGGTCGACGCGATCAACGCCGCGCTGACCGTCCACGAGCACGCCTAGTCGGACTCACGCGGTTCCGGCGGCGAGGTCACCGTCACCTCGGTCCCGGTGACCGGGTCGGAGCGCACGCGCATCGACCCGCCCATCGCGTCGAACCGCGCCAGCAGCGAGCCCAGCCCGATGTGGCCGGCGGCCAGCGAGTCCCCGACGGTGTCGGGGTCGAATCCGCGTCCGTCGTCGCGGACGGTCAGGACCACCCGGTCACCGCGACGGGCCAGCGCGACCCACACCGTGGACGCGGCGGCGTGCTTGGCCACGTTGGTCAGCAGTTCGCGTGCGGCCCGGTAGAGCAGTGCTTGGGACTGCGGCTTGCCGACCTCGTCGAGATCGGCTATGATGTCGGCCTGGCTGCGAGACTGGAACTGACGCAACAACTCCCGCACGCCCGCGGTCAGCCCGAGCTGGGCCAGCACCTGCGGGTGCAGCGCGGTGACCGTGGAGCGCAGCCCGGTCGCGGTGTCCTGCAGCGCTGCGTAGACCGCGTCCAGCGCCGGATCGGGATGGCGTTCCCGGGCTTCGTCGATCTGCATCCGGGCGGCCAGCAGGGTCTGCAGAGGTCCGTCGTGCAGATGTTCGGCGACGTCGCGGCTGTGCCGTTCGTCGGCGTGCAGGGCCTCCGACACCAGCGCTCGACGCATCTCCTGCAGCGCCTGCACGCGCGCGGCGCGCCACGCCAGCACGAAGCTCAGGGCGGTGGTGGCCACGGCCAGCCACACCAGGAACCCGAAGTTGGTGTACACCATGTCGGGCAGGCCGACGGTGTCGTCGCGCTTGGAGTAGAAGATCCACACCGCCAGATAGCCGAGCGCGGTGATGGTGCCGATCACCGCGGTCAGCGCGGGACGGTCGGCGAACGCCACCGAGATCGGCAGCAGGAAGAACACCGGCAGCAGCGCGGCGGTGGCCCCGCCGGACACCAGGCACAGCGCGACGATGACCAGCAGGTCCACCCCGGTCGACGCCCCGGCGGCCCACCGCGGCACCGGCCCGCGCAGCACCGCGACCAGCCACCCGACGGCGGCCACCGCGTAGCCGCCGAGGACGGCGGCGTACAGCCCCGGCAGCCAGTGGTCGACGTCCCAGATCCACACCAGCACGCCGATCAGCGCGATCAGCGGCAGGCGCAGGGCCGCGGCGACGCGGACGGGTTCGCTGGTCAGATGGTCCCGCCAGGACCGCAGCAGACCGGTCACGGTCAGTCCAGCAGCTTGCGGCGCATCGCCTCGGCGACCGCGGCGGCCCGGTCACTGACCCCGAGCTTGTCGTACAGGCGCGCCACATGGGTCTTGACCGTCGACGGCGCCAGGAACAGTTCCCGCGCCATCGCCGGGATGCTGGCGCCCGCGGCGATCAGCGCCAGCACTTCCCGCTCGCGCGGGCTGAGCACCGGGGCCTCGGGCTCGGCGCGGCGGCGGATCTCCCCGGCCAGCCCGGCCGCCAGGCTCGGCGCGATGACGTCGCGGCCCTTCGCACAGTCGAGGACCGCGCTGACCAGTTCGCCGCGCGTCGACTCCTTGGGCAGGAAGCCCGCCGCGCCGTCCTGCAGCGCCCGGTAGACGATCGCCGACTCGTCGTGCGCGGAGATCAACAGCACCCGGGTGGCCAGGTCGTCGCGGCGGACGGCGGCGGCGACCTCGGCGCCGTCCATCCCGGGCATCCGGTAGTCCAGCAGCGCCACCTGCGGGGCGTGTTCGCGGATGGCCGCCAGCGCCGCGGGACCGTCGTCGGCCTCGGCCACCACCTCGATCGTGCCGCTGGACTGCAGTGCCCGCACCACGCCGTCCCGGAACATCGGGTGGTCGTCGCCGACCACCACCCGCACTTTCGTCGTCACCGGCCCACCATCGCGTCAGCATCGCACAGCAAACGGTATGGTGAACCCAATCGAGGTGTAGCAAGACGCCCGCCAACCACCGCCCCGCGGATGGCTCGTATGCGAACACACACGTCACAGTCGCCAGCGCCCGCAAATCCGGCCGACGAACTCCGGTTCGTCAGTACCGACCTGTCGGCCACCGAGGACTTCCTGTCGCAGGCCTACACCAAGATGTCGATCTCCGCCGACGCCGGCGAGCGGGCCGATGCCCGCATCGAGCGGCGCTGGCTGGGCCCGGTCAGCTTCGACGAGGTGCACGTCGGGTTCCACATGTCCTACGACGCGGATCCGCTCGGGCGCGTGTGCCTGTGCCGGGTCCACGACGGGCACATCGAGGAGGACTTTCTCGACGAGCCGACCGACGTCTTCGCGCCGGGTGACGTCACCCTGCTCGCGCCGCCCGAGCTGCCGTATTCCGGTCGTGCGTGCGCGGCCGACTACGACCTGACGATGTTCGACGAGGCGCTGCTGTCCCGGGTGGCCGCCACCGTCCCCGGTCACCCGACCGGCGAGGTTCGGTTGCTCGGGCACCGCCCGGTGTCGGCCGAGGCCGGGCACCAACTCGACGGGACGATCGAGTACGTGCGCACCCTCGTCCACGCCGACCAGCCGCCGACCCCACTGGTGGCGTCGACGACGGCGTCCCTGCTGGCCGCCGTGGTCCTGGCGAGTCTGCCCAACACGGCGGTCACCGAACCCACCGCCGTCGACCGCAACGACGCCAAACCCGCGTTGCTGCGGCGCGCGATGGCGTACCTGGACGACAACGCCGACCGCGATGTCGCGTTGGCCGACATCGCCGAGGCCATCCACGTGACTCCGCGTGCGCTGCAGTACATGTTCCGCCGGCACCTCGACATCACCCCGATGGAATACCTGCGCGGGGTCCGACTCGACCACGCCCACCGGGACCTGCAGCGCGCCGACACCACCGACACCAGCGTGCAGACGGTCGCCGCGCGCTGGGGATTCGCCCACCCGGGACGGTTCGCGGCGATGTACCAGAAGACCTACGGCTGCAAGCCCTCCGAAACGCTCAGGCGCTGAGCCCCCGGGTGGCCGGCCCCTCCAGCAGGTCGCCGTCGGGCGCGAACCGCGACCCGTGCAGCGGGCACTCCCAGGCCTGGTCGGCCTCGTTCCATTCGACGATGCCGCCCAGGTGGGGGCAGATCGGTGACACCTCGCGGCGGGCTCCGTCGACCACGCTTTCGGCGCGCAGGTGCCACGGCACTGCGCGCACCGCACCGTCCCCGTCGTCGGGGGCCCCGCTGGGCACCAGCGGTTTGGCCCAACCGCGCGCCATGTGAAAACCCACCTTGGCGTTGGCCTCCACCGCGGTCGGCACACCCGTCAGCTCGTGGGTACTCCAGCTGGCGAAGGCCTGCGCCCAGTCCATCCGTCCGCCGAGGATCCGGGCGGACAGCGCGAGCGCGGCCGCCACCCCGTTGGTCATCCCCCATTTGTCGAATCCCGTTGCCACGAGGATGTTCTCCATCTTCGGCAGGATCGGGCCGACGAACGGCAGTTCCGCGGCGGGGTGGTAGTCCTGGGCCGACCAGAAGTGGGTCTGCACCGCGCCCGGGAAGTGCGCCCGGGCCCAGTCTGCCAGTTCGCCGATGTCCTTGCTGGGGCGGCTGGATCGGCCCACCGAGTGACCCGCACCGCCGACGATGAGTTTGTCACCCGAGTCGCTCGGGGCGTAGCGCAGCGAGCGGGTGGGCGAATCCACCGCGATGTACATCGAGCGGGTGATCTGCCCGGGCACGTCGAAAGCCAGGCAGTAGGACCGCTGGGCCTCCAGTCGGGCGAAGAACATGCCGCGGTCGAGAATCGGTGTGCCAGTGGCCAACACGCACTGCTGCGCGCTGATCACCAGCTGGGCCTCGCGGTCGTCGTCGGGGGCCGCCGCCATCCGCACGTGCACGTCGACGGGGCCGGTACCCGAGACCGACGTCACCCGCATGCCCTGCAGCAGGGTGCCGCCGTGGCGGTCGAGATCGGCGGTCAGGCTGGTCAGCACCGCCATCGGGTCGAGCTGCGCCTGGTCGGGCAGCCGCACGCCGCCTCGGAACGGGAACGGGACGTCGGCGTCGTCAACCCACATCGCATCGGCCAGGCCGGCCTGCCTGCACGCGTCGAAGATGTCGCGCGCGGTGCCCACGCCCTTGCTGCTCTGCGCGTAGGCGTGGTCGTCTTCGCGCTGGAAGCTCACGCCGTGCTCGTCGCAGTAGCGCAACAGCCAGTCGCGGCCTTCGGCGTTGCCGGTGACGTAGGCGCGCAGCACGTCGGTGCCGTGCTTGCCGGCGACGCGGGCGAGCTTGCTGCCCTGCAGCACACTGACCTTGCCGGTGGTGTTGCCGGTCGCGCAGGCGCCGACGTGACGCGCCTCCAGGACGACGACCTTCTTACCGGCCCGGGCCAGCAGCAACGCGGTGGTCAATCCGGTCAGTCCGGCACCCACGACGACCACGTCGGCCGTGCGCACGTCGCCGGCGCCGGCCGCGGACGTGGCGGCCCGGCCGCGTCCCTCAGTCCACAAAGACGGCATGGCGCGGCGAATACCCGGTGGTCGGGGGATCAAACCGGGCCCATGAGCGGCGTTTGACCGCCGCGGAAGCGGGCAGACCAGAAGGATGACCCTCTCAGAGCTGACCACGTTGCCCTTGCGCGCCGGCGCGGCCCTGCGGAATCGGCGGTTCTTCCATCCGACCGGGGTGCTCTGCGCCGGCAGCGTCACCCGCCTCGCGCCGGAGGGCGACGGCCTGCCCCTGGTGTCCGGCGACGTCACCGGACGGCTGTCGAAAGGCGCCGGGACGCCGGGCGGCCTGCCCGACTTCGCAGGCCTGGCCTGGCGGATGACCTGTGACGCCGACGGAGCGCACCCGTGGGACGTGTTGACGGTGTCATCCTCGGCGCGTGTCGTGCTGCACCCGGTGGCGTCCTGGCCGGCGGCGCAGTATTCGACGCTGATGCCGCTCGGGTACCGCGGCGGGGTGTACTGGCTGCGGGCCCAGCTGCGGACGCCGCTCGCCGGCGGCCTGTCCCTCGACGCCGTACGCGACCACCTGGCCAGTGCGCCGTTGGAATTCACCATCGAGCAGGCCCGCGGCAACGGAGGTTTCACCAACCTGGCCACGCTGACGCTGGACCGCGAGATCTGCGACGACGAACCCGGCTGCGACCAGCCGTTCGACCCCACCGTGCGCAGCGGCACCGACGTCGAACTGCTGCCGCAGTGG harbors:
- a CDS encoding FAD-dependent oxidoreductase; protein product: MPSLWTEGRGRAATSAAGAGDVRTADVVVVGAGLTGLTTALLLARAGKKVVVLEARHVGACATGNTTGKVSVLQGSKLARVAGKHGTDVLRAYVTGNAEGRDWLLRYCDEHGVSFQREDDHAYAQSSKGVGTARDIFDACRQAGLADAMWVDDADVPFPFRGGVRLPDQAQLDPMAVLTSLTADLDRHGGTLLQGMRVTSVSGTGPVDVHVRMAAAPDDDREAQLVISAQQCVLATGTPILDRGMFFARLEAQRSYCLAFDVPGQITRSMYIAVDSPTRSLRYAPSDSGDKLIVGGAGHSVGRSSRPSKDIGELADWARAHFPGAVQTHFWSAQDYHPAAELPFVGPILPKMENILVATGFDKWGMTNGVAAALALSARILGGRMDWAQAFASWSTHELTGVPTAVEANAKVGFHMARGWAKPLVPSGAPDDGDGAVRAVPWHLRAESVVDGARREVSPICPHLGGIVEWNEADQAWECPLHGSRFAPDGDLLEGPATRGLSA
- a CDS encoding AraC family transcriptional regulator, whose translation is MRTHTSQSPAPANPADELRFVSTDLSATEDFLSQAYTKMSISADAGERADARIERRWLGPVSFDEVHVGFHMSYDADPLGRVCLCRVHDGHIEEDFLDEPTDVFAPGDVTLLAPPELPYSGRACAADYDLTMFDEALLSRVAATVPGHPTGEVRLLGHRPVSAEAGHQLDGTIEYVRTLVHADQPPTPLVASTTASLLAAVVLASLPNTAVTEPTAVDRNDAKPALLRRAMAYLDDNADRDVALADIAEAIHVTPRALQYMFRRHLDITPMEYLRGVRLDHAHRDLQRADTTDTSVQTVAARWGFAHPGRFAAMYQKTYGCKPSETLRR
- a CDS encoding response regulator, with product MFRDGVVRALQSSGTIEVVAEADDGPAALAAIREHAPQVALLDYRMPGMDGAEVAAAVRRDDLATRVLLISAHDESAIVYRALQDGAAGFLPKESTRGELVSAVLDCAKGRDVIAPSLAAGLAGEIRRRAEPEAPVLSPREREVLALIAAGASIPAMARELFLAPSTVKTHVARLYDKLGVSDRAAAVAEAMRRKLLD
- the pntB gene encoding Re/Si-specific NAD(P)(+) transhydrogenase subunit beta, giving the protein MFSLETAATAAYVVAALLFILALAGLSKHETARSGITFGIVGMTVALIATIALAIARDIEPLGLALLVVAMAIGAAIGLWRAKLVEMTGMPELIALLHSFVGLAAVVVGWNGYLHVEADPGGAEAAQLAGEGMLGIHSGEVVIGVFIGAVTFTGSIVANLKLSARMKSAPMMLPGKNFLNVGALVVFFALTVWFVIDPQLWVLVAVTVLALLLGWHLVASIGGGDMPVVVSMLNSYSGWAAAAAGFLLGNDLLIVTGALVGSSGAYLSYIMCKAMNRSFISVIAGGFGIEAGPAEDKDYGEHREITAEGAAELLATASSVIITPGYGMAVAQAQYGVAELTRKLRERGVEVRFGIHPVAGRLPGHMNVLLAEAKVPYDIVLEMDEINDDFDGTSVVLVIGANDTVNPAASEDPGSPIAGMPVLTVWNADNVIVFKRSMASGYAGVQNPLFFRENTQMLFGDAKDRVDAINAALTVHEHA
- a CDS encoding phosphodiesterase, whose translation is MTLSELTTLPLRAGAALRNRRFFHPTGVLCAGSVTRLAPEGDGLPLVSGDVTGRLSKGAGTPGGLPDFAGLAWRMTCDADGAHPWDVLTVSSSARVVLHPVASWPAAQYSTLMPLGYRGGVYWLRAQLRTPLAGGLSLDAVRDHLASAPLEFTIEQARGNGGFTNLATLTLDREICDDEPGCDQPFDPTVRSGTDVELLPQWLTTLRKAAYRNSREGRDAGPGSAEGAKL
- a CDS encoding sensor histidine kinase — protein: MTGLLRSWRDHLTSEPVRVAAALRLPLIALIGVLVWIWDVDHWLPGLYAAVLGGYAVAAVGWLVAVLRGPVPRWAAGASTGVDLLVIVALCLVSGGATAALLPVFFLLPISVAFADRPALTAVIGTITALGYLAVWIFYSKRDDTVGLPDMVYTNFGFLVWLAVATTALSFVLAWRAARVQALQEMRRALVSEALHADERHSRDVAEHLHDGPLQTLLAARMQIDEARERHPDPALDAVYAALQDTATGLRSTVTALHPQVLAQLGLTAGVRELLRQFQSRSQADIIADLDEVGKPQSQALLYRAARELLTNVAKHAAASTVWVALARRGDRVVLTVRDDGRGFDPDTVGDSLAAGHIGLGSLLARFDAMGGSMRVRSDPVTGTEVTVTSPPEPRESD